The following proteins are co-located in the Deinococcus metallilatus genome:
- a CDS encoding Asp23/Gls24 family envelope stress response protein: MDVEISKSVLTDITATTLEGIEGIEVANAPLKVGEVLRQQGGPRRPRALRVTREGGQVTVDVGLNVEYGRNLVQLAHQAQRAVCENVELMTGLKVKAVNVTVLGVVLPRGAAA, encoded by the coding sequence ATGGATGTGGAGATCAGCAAGAGTGTCCTGACGGACATCACCGCCACGACGCTGGAAGGCATCGAGGGCATCGAGGTGGCGAACGCGCCGCTCAAGGTCGGTGAGGTGCTGCGCCAGCAGGGCGGCCCGCGCCGTCCCCGCGCGCTGCGGGTCACCCGCGAGGGCGGGCAGGTCACGGTGGACGTGGGCCTGAACGTAGAGTACGGGCGCAACCTCGTCCAGCTCGCGCACCAGGCGCAGCGGGCGGTGTGCGAGAACGTCGAACTGATGACCGGCCTGAAGGTGAAGGCCGTGAACGTGACCGTGCTGGGCGTGGTGCTGCCCAGGGGAGCTGCCGCTTGA